In Juglans regia cultivar Chandler chromosome 13, Walnut 2.0, whole genome shotgun sequence, the following proteins share a genomic window:
- the LOC108988374 gene encoding transcription factor MYB53-like, producing the protein MMEIDENDLKKGPWTPEEDQKLIDYIQKHGHGSWRALPKLAGLNRCGKSCRLRWTNYLRPDIKRGKFSEEEEHIIINLHAVLGNKWSAIASHLPGRTDNEIKNFWNTHLKKKLLQMGIDPVTHRPRTDLDLLSNLPQLLAAANLANPWVDNVLRLQSDATQLAKIQVLNNIIQVLSSAPAPNMEAINHFRSSSILPDQHQLYEYLQMNSKLEGLLVNGSIGFPSTHDQMQSKLSNYEANFQLPQLSGDHQPAQNIINGLKNYTSSNSDCVDQVANSSYSIPPSNVLPNLVSASPDQCSSIVSQIENQINSNDIISNDPSSISTTFEPLGDIMENEASDSYWKDFIEQASSQSWPMS; encoded by the exons ATGATGGAGATCgatgaaaatgatttgaagAAGGGGCCATGGACACCAGAGGAGGATCAAAAGCTGATCGATTACATCCAGAAACATGGCCATGGGAGTTGGAGAGCACTTCCAAAGCTTGCAGGACTGAACAGGTGTGGAAAGAGTTGCAGGCTTAGGTGGACCAACTATCTGAGGCCTGATATCAAGAGGGGGAAGTTTTCTGAGGAAGAGGAACATATCATCATCAATCTACATGCAGTTCTTGGAAACAA GTGGTCGGCCATAGCCAGCCATCTTCCAGGGAGGACAGATAACGAAATCAAGAACTTTTGGAACACCCATTTAAAGAAAAAGCTTCTGCAGATGGGTATAGATCCAGTCACCCACAGGCCAAGAACTGACCTCGATCTTCTTTCCAATCTGCCACAATTGCTTGCTGCTGCCAATTTGGCAAATCCTTGGGTCGACAATGTTCTCAGGCTACAATCAGATGCCACACAACTTGCAAAGATCCAAGTTCTGAACAATATAATCCAAGTCCTAAGCTCGGCTCCTGCTCCAAATATGGAAGCAATTAATCATTTTCGCTCCTCGTCAATATTACCGGACCAACACCAGCTTTATGAGTACTTGCAAATGAATTCCAAACTTGAAGGACTACTCGTTAATGGCTCAATTGGTTTTCCTAGTACTCATGATCAAATGCAGTCCAAGCTTTCAAACTATGAAGCTAATTTTCAGCTACCACAATTATCTGGTGATCATCAGCCTGCtcagaatattataaatggcTTGAAAAATTATACCAGCAGTAACAGTGATTGTGTCGACCAAGTTGCTAATTCATCATATTCTATCCCACCTTCAAATGTACTTCCTAACTTGGTTTCAGCCTCGCCTGATCAGTGTAGCTCAATTGTCAGCCAAATCGAAAACCAGATTAACTCAAACGATATTATATCCAACGACCCTTCATCCATTTCAACCACCTTTGAACCTTTGGGAGATATCATGGAGAATGAAGCAAGCGACTCTTACTGGAAAGATTTTATCGA ACAAGCTTCTTCGCAGTCATGGCCAATGTCATAG